The following coding sequences lie in one Azospirillaceae bacterium genomic window:
- a CDS encoding 2-oxoglutarate dehydrogenase E1 component, producing MAHNSELTTMLSGGNAAFISELFARYVEDPSSVDPSWQGFFAELGEDERTVLAELRGASWAPNGARIIANGHGADAPVQARGKGNGALAEAGAATEDTRRAAYDSIRALMLVRSYRVRGHLQADLDPLGLTPREYHPELDPLSPIYGFTEADLDRPIYIAGVLGLETATLRQIWQKLQETYCGKIGVEFMHMQDPEQKAWIQERIESINNQTDFTREGKRAILERLTAAESFERFLQLKYTGTKRFGLDGGESLIPALEQVMKRGGQLGLKDIVLGMAHRGRLNVLANVMGKPFTAILSEFQGNPSKPDDVQGSGDVKYHLGTSSDRDFDGNIIHLSLTANPSHLEAVNPVVLGKVRAKQVQRSSSPPSDAARQEVLGLLIHGDAAFAGQGIVPETMAMMELRGYRTGGTVHFIINNQIGFTTTPQYARSGPYSSDVAKGFQAPIFHVNGDDPEAVVHAARIAIEFRQKFMRDVVVDLVCYRRHGHNEGDEPGFTQPRMYQVIRNHPTTRTLYAQRLVAQGVVSEAEAEGVVQDFMGQMEKAFEAAKSYKVNKADWLEGKWAGLTTAPEEYQRGDTAVSADALQLVGKAISHVPTEIKVNSKIVRQLQAKQAMIAGKEPVDWATAEALAFGTLLVEGVPVRLSGQDVGRGTFSQRHVTLYDQENETRYQPLQHIKDGQAWFEAHDSLLSEYGVLGFEYGYSLTEPHALVLWEAQFGDFVNGAQIVVDEYVTSGESKWGQKSGVVLLLPHGFEGQGPDHSSGRIERFLETAANNAFTVAQPSTPASYFHLLRRHTLREKHQPMIVFTPKSMLRNKAAISAPEEFTQGTFRSVIGDTQVDVDRVERVLLCSGRITWDLMAERKKREGDEPRTAIVRLEQLYPRPVEELKSELAKYPNLAELRWVQDEPANMGPWPHLALNLTPELDGLPFYRVSRPESTSPAVGQNSTHLEQNKSLMQQAFA from the coding sequence ATGGCGCACAACTCCGAGCTGACGACCATGCTTTCGGGCGGCAACGCCGCCTTCATTTCGGAACTCTTCGCACGATACGTCGAAGATCCGTCCTCCGTCGATCCGAGCTGGCAGGGCTTCTTCGCCGAGCTCGGCGAGGACGAGCGCACCGTGCTGGCGGAGTTGCGGGGCGCGAGCTGGGCACCCAACGGAGCCCGGATCATCGCGAACGGCCATGGCGCCGACGCCCCGGTTCAGGCCCGCGGCAAGGGGAACGGTGCCCTCGCCGAGGCCGGTGCCGCCACCGAGGACACGCGCCGCGCGGCCTACGACAGCATCCGCGCGCTGATGCTGGTGCGCAGCTACCGGGTGCGCGGTCACCTCCAGGCCGACCTTGACCCGTTGGGCCTGACCCCGCGCGAATACCATCCGGAACTGGACCCCCTCAGCCCCATCTACGGCTTCACCGAAGCCGACCTGGACCGGCCGATCTACATCGCCGGCGTGCTGGGGCTCGAGACCGCGACCTTGCGCCAGATCTGGCAGAAGCTGCAGGAGACCTACTGCGGCAAGATCGGCGTCGAATTCATGCACATGCAGGATCCGGAGCAGAAGGCCTGGATCCAGGAACGCATCGAAAGCATCAACAACCAAACGGACTTCACCCGGGAAGGCAAGCGCGCCATCCTGGAGCGGCTGACGGCGGCCGAAAGCTTCGAGAGGTTCCTCCAGCTCAAGTACACCGGCACCAAGCGCTTCGGCCTGGATGGCGGCGAGTCCCTCATCCCGGCGCTTGAGCAGGTGATGAAGCGGGGCGGTCAGCTCGGCCTGAAGGACATCGTGCTGGGCATGGCCCACCGCGGCCGTCTGAACGTGCTGGCCAACGTCATGGGCAAGCCGTTCACCGCCATCCTGTCCGAGTTCCAGGGCAACCCGTCCAAGCCCGACGACGTGCAGGGCTCGGGCGACGTGAAGTACCACCTGGGCACCTCGTCCGACCGGGACTTCGACGGCAACATCATCCACCTGTCGTTGACCGCCAACCCCTCGCACCTCGAGGCGGTGAACCCGGTGGTCCTGGGCAAGGTGCGCGCCAAGCAGGTGCAGCGTTCCAGCTCGCCGCCGTCCGACGCGGCGCGCCAGGAGGTCCTGGGCCTGCTCATCCATGGCGATGCCGCCTTCGCCGGCCAGGGCATCGTGCCCGAGACCATGGCGATGATGGAACTGCGCGGCTACCGCACCGGCGGCACCGTGCACTTCATCATCAACAACCAGATCGGCTTCACCACGACCCCGCAGTACGCGCGCTCCGGCCCCTATTCGTCGGATGTGGCCAAGGGTTTCCAGGCGCCGATCTTCCATGTGAACGGCGACGATCCGGAAGCGGTGGTGCATGCCGCCCGCATTGCCATCGAGTTCCGGCAGAAGTTCATGCGCGACGTGGTGGTGGACCTGGTCTGCTACCGCCGTCACGGTCACAACGAGGGCGACGAGCCGGGCTTCACCCAGCCCCGCATGTACCAGGTCATCCGCAACCATCCCACCACGCGGACCCTGTACGCCCAGCGCCTTGTGGCCCAGGGCGTGGTGTCGGAGGCCGAGGCCGAAGGGGTCGTCCAGGACTTCATGGGCCAGATGGAGAAGGCCTTCGAAGCGGCCAAATCCTACAAGGTCAACAAGGCCGACTGGCTGGAAGGCAAGTGGGCCGGGCTGACGACGGCGCCCGAGGAATACCAGCGCGGGGACACCGCCGTTTCGGCGGATGCGCTGCAACTGGTGGGCAAGGCCATCAGCCACGTGCCGACCGAGATCAAGGTCAATTCCAAGATCGTCCGCCAATTGCAGGCCAAGCAGGCCATGATCGCGGGCAAGGAGCCGGTGGACTGGGCGACGGCCGAGGCATTGGCTTTCGGCACGCTGCTGGTCGAGGGCGTGCCGGTCCGCCTGTCCGGCCAGGATGTGGGCCGCGGCACGTTCAGCCAGCGCCATGTGACCCTGTACGACCAGGAAAACGAGACCCGCTACCAGCCGCTCCAGCACATCAAGGACGGCCAGGCCTGGTTCGAGGCGCACGACAGCCTTCTGTCGGAGTACGGCGTGCTCGGGTTCGAGTACGGTTACTCCCTGACCGAGCCGCACGCGCTGGTGCTGTGGGAGGCGCAGTTCGGCGACTTCGTCAACGGCGCGCAGATCGTCGTTGACGAGTACGTCACCTCCGGGGAGTCCAAGTGGGGCCAGAAGTCCGGCGTGGTGCTCCTGCTCCCCCACGGCTTCGAGGGACAGGGGCCCGACCACTCCTCCGGGCGCATCGAGCGCTTCCTGGAGACGGCTGCGAACAACGCCTTCACGGTCGCGCAGCCGTCGACGCCGGCGTCGTACTTCCACCTGCTGCGTCGGCACACCCTGCGCGAGAAGCATCAGCCGATGATCGTGTTCACGCCGAAGTCCATGCTGCGCAACAAGGCCGCGATCTCCGCGCCCGAGGAGTTCACCCAGGGCACCTTCCGGTCGGTGATCGGCGACACGCAGGTGGACGTCGATCGCGTGGAGCGGGTACTGCTTTGCAGCGGGCGGATCACGTGGGACCTGATGGCCGAGCGCAAGAAGCGCGAAGGCGACGAGCCGCGGACCGCGATCGTGCGGCTCGAGCAGCTCTATCCGCGTCCGGTCGAGGAGCTGAAGTCGGAGCTGGCGAAGTACCCCAACCTCGCCGAGCTGCGGTGGGTCCAGGACGAGCCGGCGAACATGGGGCCGTGGCCGCATCTGGCGCTGAACCTGACGCCGGAGCTGGACGGGCTGCCCTTCTACCGGGTGTCGCGTCCGGAGTCCACCTCCCCGGCGGTCGGTCAGAACTCGACCCACCTCGAGCAGAACAAGTCGCTCATGCAGCAGGCGTTCGCCTGA